The genomic interval AAAACCAATATTATTGAATAAATTCTATTTATCCTTCTAGAGGAATTCTTTTCAGCATTGTTCCTTCTGAATTGTATTTGCTTTTTTGCTCTGTTAATATTCCTTTTCATCTTCAAACAAAATTAAATCAGTCTATTATTCTTAAATAGTTATTTAGATGGTATTTACATGAATGAAGTCGAACTATTTCAATATAAATTTAAAGAAATAGGGGACTGGTTGTCGCCCCCCTCCCATAATGCCAAATTTTAATAATTTATAAACTTCCCAGATTTCCTATATCCTACCATCATCGGCAAAGCTAATGTATGCACCTTCCTTTGGTGCTAATATCAAATGGTCCAGTACCTTTATGTCCATGAGATTGGCAGCTTCTTTTACCTTTTCGGTAAGGTTGATATCCGGCTGAGATGCCTTTAGGTTTCCAGATGGGTGATTATGGGCTAAAATTATGCCGGTAGCAGCTGATTTTAGGGCCACCAGTAATATCAATCGTGGATCCACTACAGTACCTGTAATTCCACCCAAAGACAATTTATAGACACCAATCACCTGATTAGCCCGGTTTAAATACATGGCGTAAAACTGCTCCTGCAGGCCTATGGTATCATGATCGAAAAACTCCCTGAAAATCTTCTCAGCATCTTGGGATTGGGTGATGGGGGGACCACATTCCTTTTTGGGGGTGTAGGAAACCTTGATTTCAGCAATGGATAATAACTGTTTCATAAATAAAAAACCCCTCACATTGGAGGGGCTGAGTTTACTCGGTTAAAAATGGTTACATCATCTGGGTTTGGAGAAGCTCTGCTTTCCGGCTGGTGAAATCTCCTTTCAATAACTGCTGAAACCGGGGGTTCTGGTCATACAGTACCCTTAATGCTGCATGGCTTGGGGTGCGTTGAATAATGGAACGGAATTCCTCTATCTCGTCAACCAGTTCACCTTCCATGCACCAGGCTTTGATCGTTGAACCAACAGCCTCGTTAAGCCCAATAACACCATTCTTGGTAAATAGCCCAGTACGATCCTTGGAAGCTACCCCCATCCCGTTGTTCTGCAAGTCGAACACAAGGGTAAACTCATAGTCCATGCCATCCCGGGTTATTCCTTTCAGCCCCACTTTTTCTGGTACCATCTTCCCGTTCTTCTCCGCAATTACATAATCCTGCTTTGTGCGGATAGTACTAATGATATGCGCCTTGGATTGAAGCATCCGCTGAACGAATGCGTTGTGGCGCGGGGTTAACTTCCCCCAATTAGTGAAGGAATTGCCCACCATTTGGCTATGGGAATCCAGCACACCGCCCGCACCCTCCCACTCATGAGAAATAGAATCAATGATAATGGCCTCCATACCCGCATTCTCACAGAAATTAAGGGCTGAAATGTACCGTTCCGGGGTAAACGGTGGTTCTAAATTGAGGACGTTGTAGGACCCCAAATGAGCGTACAGGGAGGCTGAATGATTCTCCGTATCGATTACGGCCACTCTTCCCCAATCACCAGTCAATCCAAAGGCAATCATAAGAGCCCCCATGGTTTTACCCGAACCACTGGGACCCTGCAATGCCATCTTCATACGCGCCTGGTACCGTTTTGCTTGTTTTAATTCCATAAAAAACAAATTTTAAAAGTTTGGTGAATAAAAAAGCCCCGGGAGAAATTGACCCCGGGGGTGCATGGGATAATTCAAAGTGCCGGCCTGTTGTTGCTAAGATTCCTCTGAGAGATCGGAATACAACTATGAATTTCTATTGATGAGGGCCCATTACCTCATTCTTTATCACTTCACGGATAGATTCGAGCCTTTTTCTTAATGGCTCCAGATAACTTTCCTCTAACTGCTCTACCGTTTCTTCAAAGAGGCTATTTAAGTCCATGCCTGGGTCTTCCTGATAAATTTCCGTGGCAATAAACTTGCCTTCCTGAACGAGATCATCGTCAGGCTTGATTAAATTGTTCATTTTGTTGTTTTTTTGTATTTTAAGAAAATTGTTAAGCTGATGTTCAAGCCCCATCAAATGCACGTTTGCATTTTCCGGTGACCAACACTCCGATTTAATTTGCGGAGAATAACCAATAAGATTTGTTAGAACGTCCAACATAAGGACTTTAACATCTGAGGCTTTTTCATCCAGTGTAATAATTGAATCATGAAGCGTAAAAAAGGGTAAATCAGGGAACTTACATGTAATCTGGTTGGCAATATGATTCAAGAAAATACTGCTTTCCAGCCGCTGCAAAGACACCGGAAATCGAGTGTAATCCTTCGATTTCAAGAGAGTAATTAAATCAAATATGTTGGGAAACTCATCCCGGAATACCCGCCTAAATCCTGTTAAATTTTTCCTGTTTTGATCATACATTCCTACCAAAAACCTACTTTTGACTTCATTCCTAGTATATGTCCTTCTGCCATTTTCTGACATTAGTTTGGCAAAATGTTCATACAATTCTCCACTTGCTGCTAGCGAAGCATACCTCTGAAACTCACCTCTGCACTGGATTTCATTGATTATTGGACGACATAATGATGTATCTATATCCTTGGTAGCATACTGTATGGGTGGTGGTAGCCTCCTACTCTCCCATGCCTCTGGGTTTAGCATTCCAATTAATAGGTATGGTTGGCTATTGCTCAGGTCTAATGATGTGAGACCTTTTCCTTCATAGGTAATAAAATTCCTTACCCCTCTGGAGGCATTTGTGATTGGAGTATGGAGTCTTTCTCCGCTTCGGTCTCTTGAAAATCGTTGAACTTTGTTCGAAATCTCGAATATTGTCCTTAAGTTATGCTTGTACGATGCATCCGGGTCTTCCTTGAATATTTCTCCATCCTTTACTCTTGCACCTTTCTCAAGGGCTTCCTGGTAAATACAGTATTCCTTCTCAGCTATTTCTATGGCCTTTCCTTCGTCTATTGTTGCACCGGGTAGCCATTTTAATATGCTGGTAATGCTTCGATATTTTCCAAGTCTTCGTACATACCCCCTTCTTAGTGCCCGACGTACATCTTTATCCTGCACTGTATAGATTGTGGGTTCACTAAAATAATCTTCTTTGATACTATATGCTTTTGAGTACTTCCCCTTTTCAAAGCTTTCCTTAGCATTACTTCTCGAATAATACTTTTTAAAGACATCAAAATAATTCTTCCTTTTCCCTAAATCGATTATCCTTTTATAGTCATTACCAAGAAGTCTCTTAAACTTATCGGAATGAACATGTGTATAGCGGCCATCCTCTCTGTGAGAATAAATTAAGCTTGCTGCGACCATCCACTTGTCAAGCTCTTTTTGCTTATTCTTAAATAAATGGCCGCCTTGGTCCCATAACTCATCTTTAAGCGCACTTGGTACCACCAACTGATAATAATTCTGTGCATCAATTTCATTCATATGTTATACTTTTTGTTTACTGAGTAATGAGTTATCCCGAACTTCCGCTGCTGTTGGTACCGAGTTTGCCAAAATGAACTCATCCAGGTCTTCCTTACGAAATACATTGGTCCGACCTACCTTATAGTACTTTATTTCCCGACGATGGGTCATTTTGTACAACTTAGATTGGCTGATGCAGAGGTATTTTGCTGCATCTGCAAAACGCAAAAAATCCATAAACCCCTTTTTTATTAAGAAAACACATCTTCCATACAATAG from Chitinophagales bacterium carries:
- a CDS encoding JAB domain-containing protein → MKQLLSIAEIKVSYTPKKECGPPITQSQDAEKIFREFFDHDTIGLQEQFYAMYLNRANQVIGVYKLSLGGITGTVVDPRLILLVALKSAATGIILAHNHPSGNLKASQPDINLTEKVKEAANLMDIKVLDHLILAPKEGAYISFADDGRI
- a CDS encoding AAA family ATPase, producing MALQGPSGSGKTMGALMIAFGLTGDWGRVAVIDTENHSASLYAHLGSYNVLNLEPPFTPERYISALNFCENAGMEAIIIDSISHEWEGAGGVLDSHSQMVGNSFTNWGKLTPRHNAFVQRMLQSKAHIISTIRTKQDYVIAEKNGKMVPEKVGLKGITRDGMDYEFTLVFDLQNNGMGVASKDRTGLFTKNGVIGLNEAVGSTIKAWCMEGELVDEIEEFRSIIQRTPSHAALRVLYDQNPRFQQLLKGDFTSRKAELLQTQMM
- a CDS encoding helix-turn-helix domain-containing protein, which translates into the protein MDFLRFADAAKYLCISQSKLYKMTHRREIKYYKVGRTNVFRKEDLDEFILANSVPTAAEVRDNSLLSKQKV